A single genomic interval of Pyrus communis chromosome 7, drPyrComm1.1, whole genome shotgun sequence harbors:
- the LOC137741046 gene encoding uncharacterized protein — protein MVGPRSWTGLFTRSNNRRNHSLSPFQEQRLLRLQARLQVPFDENRPDHQETLKALWHAAFPDVALQGLISEQWKEMGWQGSNPSTDFRGCGFISLENLLFYARTYPASFHRLLFKREGNRATWEYPFAVAGINISFMLTEMLDLCSEKPRCLPGINFVKLLGEDEAAFDVLYCIAFEMVDAQWLAVNASYMQFNEVLQATRTQLERELSLEDTQRIHDLPAYNLLYQ, from the exons ATGGTTGGACCACGATCATGGACAGGACTATTTACCCGCTCAAATAACAGACGAAATCACTCTTTAAGTCCTTTTCAG GAACAGAGACTTCTGAGGCTTCAAGCACGATTACAAGTaccttttgacgagaatcgccCTGATCATCAA GAAACCTTGAAAGCATTGTGGCATGCTGCCTTTCCAGATGTTGCTCTGCAAGGTCTGATCTCCGAGCAATGGAAAGAGATGGGTTGGCAAGGTTCTAACCCCTCTACCGACTTTAG GGGTTGCGGTTTTATCTCCCTCGAGAACTTGCTTTTTTACGCCAGGACTTATCCA gCATCTTTTCATAGGTTATTGTTCAAGCGAGAGGGAAATCGAGCAACTTGGGAATACCCGTTTGCTGTTGCTGGCATAAATATATCATTTATGTTGACTGAAATGCTGGATCTTTGCTCAG AAAAACCAAGGTGTCTTCCAGGAATAAATTTCGTGAAACTATTAGGAG AAGATGAAGCCGCCTTTGATGTACTGTATTGTATAGCTTTCGAAATGGTTGATGCTCAGTGGCTCGCAGTGAATGCATCCTACATGCAGTTTAAT GAGGTTCTGCAAGCAACAAGGACGCAGTTGGAAAGGGAGTTGTCTTTAGAAGATACTCAAAGAATACATGATTTACCAGCTTACAATCTACTGTACCAGTAG